One window of the Glycocaulis alkaliphilus genome contains the following:
- a CDS encoding GIY-YIG nuclease family protein — MREREFQPAVYMLASRRNGTLYCGVTSDLVRRVFEHREGRASAFTRRYGVNQLVWFEMHSMMDHAIARETHIKGWKRQWKLELIEAMNPDWRDLYETLF; from the coding sequence ATGCGCGAACGGGAATTCCAGCCAGCGGTCTACATGCTCGCCAGCCGCCGCAACGGAACGCTCTATTGCGGGGTGACAAGCGATCTGGTGAGGCGCGTGTTCGAGCATCGCGAGGGGCGCGCCTCGGCCTTCACGCGCCGCTATGGCGTCAACCAGCTCGTCTGGTTCGAGATGCATTCCATGATGGATCACGCCATCGCGCGTGAGACGCACATCAAGGGGTGGAAGCGCCAGTGGAAGCTCGAACTCATCGAAGCCATGAACCCGGACTGGCGCGACCTTTACGAGACCCTGTTTTGA
- a CDS encoding RluA family pseudouridine synthase — translation MNPPDTRQIEAGADDAGERLDRWITGQWPELSRSRCKALIEGGALAVNGEALTDPSAKVREGYIYTLTMPALEPAVPKPENIPLDILHEDDDLIVINKPAGLTVHPGAGAWTGTLVHALLHHCKDSLSGIGGVERPGIVHRIDKDTSGVLVVAKNDIAHRYLSKQFAKHTVERAYLAFTRGAPRPREGVIATRLARSTRDRLKMAVLKWESAGGKDAITHYQVQEIYGQEAKAPIGTPLAALVECRLETGRTHQIRVHMEHLGHALIGDRVYGPQKTSQLKGVPDLPEIKALGRQALHASVLGFVHPSTREEMVFQTPLPDDLQSLHAALKRV, via the coding sequence GTGAACCCACCAGACACCCGTCAGATCGAAGCCGGAGCGGATGATGCCGGTGAGCGGCTGGACCGCTGGATTACCGGACAATGGCCGGAGCTGTCGCGCTCCCGCTGCAAGGCATTGATCGAGGGCGGCGCTCTGGCCGTGAACGGCGAAGCGCTGACCGATCCTTCAGCCAAGGTGCGCGAGGGTTATATCTACACCCTCACCATGCCCGCGCTGGAACCAGCTGTGCCCAAGCCGGAAAACATTCCGCTCGACATATTGCACGAGGATGACGACCTGATCGTCATCAACAAGCCGGCGGGCCTGACGGTACATCCCGGCGCCGGCGCGTGGACCGGCACGCTGGTGCATGCCCTGCTCCATCATTGCAAGGACAGCCTTTCAGGGATTGGCGGGGTGGAGCGGCCCGGCATCGTCCATCGCATCGACAAGGACACGTCCGGTGTTCTGGTTGTCGCCAAGAACGACATCGCCCATCGTTACCTCTCCAAGCAGTTCGCGAAGCACACGGTCGAGCGCGCCTATCTGGCGTTCACGCGCGGCGCGCCGCGTCCGCGCGAAGGGGTGATCGCCACACGGCTTGCCCGCTCGACGCGCGACCGGCTGAAAATGGCGGTACTCAAATGGGAAAGCGCTGGCGGCAAGGACGCCATCACCCATTATCAGGTGCAGGAGATTTACGGGCAGGAAGCCAAGGCACCCATCGGCACGCCCCTCGCCGCGCTGGTGGAATGCCGGCTGGAGACGGGCCGGACGCATCAGATCCGTGTTCACATGGAGCATCTGGGCCATGCCCTGATCGGCGACCGGGTATACGGTCCCCAAAAGACCAGCCAGCTTAAAGGCGTTCCCGACCTGCCCGAGATCAAGGCGCTGGGCCGGCAGGCCCTGCATGCTTCGGTACTGGGCTTTGTCCATCCGTCAACGCGCGAGGAAATGGTCTTCCAAACACCCCTGCCCGATGATCTGCAAAGCCTGCACGCGGCCCTGAAGCGGGTTTAG
- a CDS encoding TonB-dependent receptor, with translation MIRKSILMSAVALGAVSAPAFAELNETAQPVEVIRVTTQFREQSLAEVPVNVTAFNAELIDRLDIRNLEDMAAFTPGLVVQEQSPNNTGYSLRGITTDSGDTYAESRVAIFQDGISITRSRGSYVELFDMERIEVAKGPQPTLFGRGALIGGINLIQNKAEDDFSASAFAGIGNYDQREVGGHVNYGLGDGLGLRLAGVHRSRDGHIDNLLGGTLQGRDVSAVRGVFSARLDNGFSFDLIGNYQEDNGPGTSFKSGVLPTPGGDTSPYTSAALFTFPGFENDQGLGLERTVWGVTALAEYALSDAWTLSSITGYRQFDSREVFDPIGAGLDLINLAEDARGRQSSQEFRLTYDAGDRVAAVIGGTWFYESGTQRIPLIVNEARAQALLLQTPAVQAQFAQQLGVPTAALFPTLSFLLGVPASDFTNIFNPFPLSIGGTLAAGVPVPLGLYQEEAANSGRTEAFDLFGEITLRATDRLSITAGLRYTDESKHTSGYGGFVNAPNLIVGGRALLLPGTPNGEVVSQSASFNDVTWRVVAAYEVNDRLNTWVSYARGRRPDVLALDTTAPGFFSIAPAEIVDSLEAGAFLTLDRGTVSGSIFRSEYENFQSSQFDPFDGSLVPTNAGEATQYGLELQANYAITDAIEVYTTYAYNLAKINDTLGGAPQEFGGNRFRYAPEHAVSIGVRAELFSNEMGTLSLLPAYSWQSHIFFDEDNQRFAGVRQDSYGLLRARLRFESADMRWYGEAFGNNLTDEQYLIDAGNTGATFGLPTFIAGSPRTYGVRLGVNF, from the coding sequence ATGATCCGCAAGTCAATCCTCATGTCTGCCGTCGCACTGGGTGCGGTATCGGCCCCGGCCTTTGCCGAGCTGAACGAGACGGCGCAGCCGGTTGAAGTGATCCGCGTGACGACGCAGTTCCGTGAGCAGTCCCTCGCCGAAGTGCCGGTAAACGTCACCGCCTTCAATGCCGAGCTGATCGACCGGCTCGACATCCGCAATCTGGAAGATATGGCCGCGTTCACGCCGGGCCTGGTGGTGCAGGAGCAGAGCCCGAACAATACCGGTTATTCGCTGCGCGGCATCACCACAGATAGCGGCGATACCTATGCGGAATCGCGCGTGGCGATCTTCCAGGACGGCATCTCGATCACCCGTTCGCGCGGTTCCTATGTCGAGCTGTTCGACATGGAGCGCATCGAGGTAGCCAAAGGCCCGCAGCCGACCCTGTTCGGGCGCGGCGCGCTCATTGGCGGCATCAACCTGATCCAGAACAAGGCCGAGGATGATTTCTCCGCATCGGCTTTTGCCGGAATTGGCAATTATGACCAGCGCGAGGTCGGTGGCCACGTCAATTACGGGCTTGGCGACGGGCTGGGCCTGCGTCTGGCCGGTGTACACCGCAGCCGTGACGGCCATATCGACAATCTGCTGGGCGGCACGCTGCAGGGCCGCGATGTCAGCGCGGTGCGCGGTGTATTCTCCGCCCGCCTGGATAACGGGTTCAGCTTCGACCTGATCGGCAATTATCAGGAAGACAATGGTCCGGGCACCTCGTTCAAGTCCGGCGTACTGCCGACCCCGGGCGGTGATACCAGCCCGTACACGTCAGCTGCGCTCTTCACCTTCCCCGGTTTTGAAAACGATCAGGGCCTTGGCCTGGAGCGTACGGTCTGGGGCGTGACGGCACTCGCAGAATACGCCCTGAGCGATGCCTGGACGCTCAGCTCGATCACCGGCTACCGCCAGTTTGACTCCCGCGAAGTGTTCGACCCGATCGGGGCGGGCCTTGATCTCATCAACCTTGCCGAGGATGCGCGCGGGCGCCAGTCCAGCCAGGAATTCCGCCTGACTTATGATGCCGGTGACCGCGTGGCCGCCGTGATCGGGGGCACCTGGTTCTACGAATCCGGTACCCAGCGCATCCCGCTCATCGTCAATGAGGCGCGTGCTCAGGCTCTTCTGCTGCAGACCCCCGCTGTTCAGGCCCAGTTTGCCCAGCAGCTGGGTGTTCCCACCGCGGCGCTCTTCCCGACGCTGAGCTTCCTGCTGGGTGTGCCTGCAAGCGACTTCACCAATATCTTCAACCCGTTCCCGCTGTCGATTGGCGGCACGCTGGCGGCCGGCGTTCCCGTGCCGCTCGGCCTTTACCAGGAAGAAGCCGCCAATTCGGGCCGCACCGAGGCGTTTGATCTGTTCGGCGAGATCACGCTGCGCGCCACGGACCGGCTCAGCATCACCGCCGGTCTGCGCTATACCGACGAAAGCAAGCACACGTCGGGTTATGGCGGCTTCGTCAACGCACCGAACCTGATCGTGGGCGGTCGCGCCCTGCTCCTGCCGGGCACGCCCAATGGCGAGGTGGTCAGTCAGTCAGCCAGCTTCAACGACGTGACCTGGCGCGTGGTGGCGGCCTATGAGGTCAATGACCGGCTGAACACCTGGGTGTCCTACGCGCGCGGGCGCCGTCCTGACGTTCTGGCGCTGGACACGACCGCTCCGGGCTTCTTCTCCATTGCACCAGCCGAGATCGTGGACTCGCTTGAAGCCGGCGCCTTTCTGACGCTGGACCGCGGCACCGTTTCCGGCTCCATCTTCCGGTCGGAATACGAGAACTTCCAGTCCAGCCAGTTCGATCCGTTTGACGGTTCGCTGGTGCCGACGAATGCCGGTGAAGCCACCCAGTACGGCCTCGAACTTCAGGCCAATTACGCGATCACCGACGCGATCGAGGTCTACACCACCTACGCCTACAACCTGGCCAAGATCAACGACACGCTGGGCGGGGCGCCGCAGGAGTTTGGCGGCAACCGTTTCCGCTACGCGCCTGAGCACGCTGTATCCATCGGTGTGCGCGCCGAGCTGTTCTCTAATGAAATGGGTACGCTCAGCCTGCTTCCGGCCTATAGCTGGCAGTCCCACATCTTCTTCGATGAGGACAATCAGCGCTTTGCCGGTGTGCGTCAGGACTCCTACGGCCTCTTGCGTGCCCGTCTGCGCTTTGAAAGCGCCGACATGCGCTGGTATGGCGAGGCCTTCGGCAACAACCTCACCGATGAGCAGTATCTCATCGATGCCGGCAATACCGGGGCGAC